One Diospyros lotus cultivar Yz01 chromosome 1, ASM1463336v1, whole genome shotgun sequence genomic window carries:
- the LOC127791039 gene encoding potassium transporter 5-like — protein sequence MSSNNDGIADHTTEVWEEEKEDEVADQDQHEQQEKQLKGRKVSWQKLRRYDSLDIESRKVPADWHGGHGSSKGTAKWSVLLQLAFQSIGIVYGDIGTSPLYVYASTFTDGIHHNDDILGVLSLIFYTITLITLIKYVFIVLRANDNGDGGTFALYSLICRYAKVGLIPSQEAEDRDVSTYQLELPSSRGLRLASKLKSKLENSRFAKFFLLFATMLGTSMVIGDGVLTPCISVLSAVGGIKEATSAMTEDRIVWTSVAILIGLFMVQRFGTDKVGYSFAPIICVWFLFIAGIGVYNFFHHDPSVVKALNPMYIFDYFQRNKKRAWISLGGVVLAITGTEALFADVGHFNVRSIQISMCSVTYPALILAYTGQASFLRKHHGDVADTFFKSTPDRMYWPMFVVAVSAAIIASQAMISGTFSIIQQSLSLGCFPRVKIVHTSAKYEGQVYIPEINYLLMLACVAVTAGFRTTAKIGNAYGIAVVFVMTLTSSFLVLIMIMIWKTHIALVILYVLVIGSVELIYLSSVLYKFDQGGYLPLAFALVLMAVMYIWNYVYRKKYYYELEHKISPEEVKQIANDINLSRIPGLAVFYSELVHGIPPIFKHYLSNVPALHSVLVFVSFKSLPTSKVPPEERFLFRRVAPRELNVFRCVVRYGYTDMRSEQDQPFERTLVERLKEFIREDCKFSTTIVQNNHNDYEQMETRQPNGESNGNHSYEAEIEVEVVEKAWLDGVVHLVGESEVVAGKGVGLGNRVLIDYGYRFLRRNLRQTDKVFDIPHKRLLKVGMTYEL from the exons ATGTCAAGTAACAATGATGGAATAGCAGATCATACGACCGAAGTTTGGGAGGAGGAAAAGGAGGATGAGGTTGCCGATCAAGATCAGCATGAACAACAAGAGAAGCAGCTGAAGGGCCGAAAGGTTTCATGGCAGAAGCTGAGGAGATACGACTCCTTGGACATCGAATCCCGCAAGGTTCCCGCCGACTGGCACGGCGGCCATGGCTCCTCGAAAGGGACGGCGAAATGGTCGGTGTTATTGCAGCTGGCGTTCCAGAGCATCGGCATCGTCTACGGCGACATCGGCACGTCGCCGCTCTACGTCTACGCCTCCACCTTCACCGACGGCATCCACCATAACGACGACATTCTCGGCGTCCTCTCCCTCATCTTCTACACCATCACCTTGATTACTCTCATCAAGTACGTCTTCATCGTCCTTCGAGCCAACGACAACGGGGATG GCGGAACGTTTGCACTGTACTCACTGATATGCAGATACGCGAAGGTGGGTCTGATTCCGAGCCAAGAGGCGGAAGACCGGGATGTTTCAACTTATCAGCTGGAGCTGCCGAGCAGTCGCGGCCTCCGGCTGGCGTCAAAGCTGAAGTCGAAGCTGGAGAACAGCCGGTTCGCCAAGTTCTTCCTGCTCTTCGCCACCATGCTTGGCACTTCCATGGTCATAGGCGACGGTGTCCTCACTCCTTGCATCTCAG TTTTATCAGCTGTGGGTGGAATCAAGGAAGCCACTTCCGCCATGACCGAAG ATCGGATTGTTTGGACGTCAGTGGCCATCTTAATCGGGCTGTTCATGGTCCAAAGATTCGGAACTGACAAAGTGGGCTACAGCTTTGCTCCTATAATCTGTGTTTGGTTCCTGTTCATCGCTGGCATTGGCGTCTACAATTTCTTCCATCATGACCCCTCAGTAGTTAAAGCCTTAAATCCAATGTACATCTTCGATTATTTCCAACGAAACAAGAAACGAGCTTGGATCTCACTCGGAGGCGTTGTCCTCGCCATAACAG GAACTGAAGCATTATTCGCCGACGTCGGCCACTTCAACGTCCGgtcaattcaaataagcatgTGCAGCGTGACTTATCCGGCGCTGATATTGGCCTACACCGGACAAGCCTCTTTCCTTCGCAAGCACCACGGCGACGTTGCCGACACATTCTTCAAGTCCACTCCAG ATCGTATGTATTGGCCAATGTTCGTGGTGGCTGTTTCGGCGGCAATCATAGCGAGCCAAGCCATGATTTCTGGGACATTCTCCATCATCCAGCAGTCTCTCTCGCTCGGCTGCTTCCCTCGCGTCAAGATCGTCCATACTTCAGCCAAGTATGAAGGCCAAGTCTACATCCCCGAGATCAATTACCTTCTCATGCTCGCTTGTGTTGCCGTCACTGCCGGCTTCAGAACCACTGCCAAGATTGGAAATGCAtatg GTATTGCTGTCGTGTTTGTGATGACGCTGACATCGTCTTTCTTGGTTCTGATCATGATCATGATATGGAAAACTCACATTGCTCTTGTAATCTTGTACGTTCTTGTTATCGGCTCGGTTGAGTTGATCTACTTGAGCTCAGTCCTCTATAAATTTGATCAAGGAGGGTATCTTCCATTGGCCTTCGCCCTGGTTCTAATGGCGGTAATGTACATATGGAATTATGTGTATCGAAAGAAATACTACTATGAGCTCGAGCACAAGATCTCTCCAGAGGAGGTGAAGCAGATCGCCAATGACATCAACTTGAGCCGAATTCCTGGCCTCGCCGTGTTCTACTCGGAGCTCGTCCACGGGATTCCCCCCATCTTCAAGCATTATCTCAGCAACGTGCCGGCGCTGCATTCTGTGCTTGTCTTCGTGTCTTTTAAATCATTGCCGACGAGCAAGGTTCCACCGGAGGAACGGTTCCTCTTTCGTCGCGTGGCGCCGAGGGAGCTGAACGTGTTTCGTTGCGTGGTGAGGTATGGGTACACCGACATGCGGAGCGAGCAGGACCAACCCTTCGAGAGAACGCTGGTGGAGAGGCTCAAGGAGTTCATTCGTGAGGATTGCAAGTTCTCCACCACGATAGTTCAGAATAACCACAATGATTATGAACAGATGGAAACCAGGCAACCCAACGGCGAGAGCAACGGAAACCACAGTTACGAGGCGGAGATTGAGGTTGAGGTCGTGGAGAAGGCATGGCTAGATGGGGTGGTTCACTTGGTAGGGGAGAGCGAGGTGGTTGCCGGAAAAGGGGTTGGATTGGGGAACAGGGTTTTGATAGATTACGGATACAGGTTCTTGAGGCGGAATCTAAGGCAGACTGATAAGGTATTTGATATTCCTCACAAGCGATTGCTCAAGGTGGGGATGACTTATGAGCTTTGA
- the LOC127786576 gene encoding MATH domain and coiled-coil domain-containing protein At3g58370-like — protein MGLRFTNSQSDVFTGREAPPIHYLLKIQSFNSLSRSCLEKYSSDTFDVGDYKWRLKIYPRGNKDRGGQGHISIFLTLANTSSLPVGWELHAMFNFFVYDQHRDKYFSLPDNQVRRFHVMKTEWGEAKFVELQVFNDSSNGYLIDDACVFGAEVYVLKMTRKAECLSTLEKPNTGIYTWTIKPFSALTLDRYESQWFVVGGHRWRIRIYPHGLGEGKGNSVSAYLSLDESTLPPDTRLVVRSTIRVLDQNEPKGDPFEDTYVRHFGASFLAWGVEKFMSLAKLNDPKQPYLVEDTCVMEAEVTLFGTVSTAS, from the exons ATGGGCTTAAGATTCACTAATTCCCAATCAGATGTGTTTACAg GTAGAGAGGCTCCACCAATACACTATCTTCTCAAAATTCAATCATTCAACTCTCTTTCGAGATCTTGTTTGGAGAAATATAGTTCAGACACGTTCGACGTAGGAGACTACAAATG GAGATTAAAGATATACCCACGTGGGAACAAGGACAGAGGCGGGCAGGGTCATATTTCGATATTCTTGACGTTGGCGAACACAAGTTCACTCCCTGTCGGATGGGAGCTCCATGCCATGTTCAACTTCTTTGTGTATGATCAACACCGCGACAAGTACTTCTCACTCCCGG ACAACCAAGTAAGGCGTTTCCACGTGATGAAGACGGAATGGGGCGAGGCCAAATTCGTGGAGCTTCAAGTCTTTAATGACTCTTCCAATGGGTACTTGATCGACGACGCCTGCGTGTTCGGTGCCGAAGTCTATGTTCTGAAGATGACTCGCAAAGCCGAGTGCTTGTCGACATTGGAAAAACCCAACACCGGCATCTACACCTGGACGATCAAGCCCTTTTCTGCCCTCACCTTGGATCGTTACGAGTCGCAGTGGTTCGTCGTGGGAGGCCACAGATG GAGGATTCGGATCTATCCTCACGGGCTCGGCGAAGGGAAGGGCAACAGTGTTTCGGCGTACCTGTCTCTGGACGAGTCCACACTTCCACCGGACACTCGACTGGTTGTGAGATCTACCATCCGCGTGCTTGATCAAAATGAACCCAAAGGGGACCCATTTGAAGATACAT ATGTACGCCATTTTGGAGCGTCGTTCTTGGCGTGGGGTGTTGAAAAGTTCATGTCATTGGCTAAGCTCAATGACCCAAAGCAACCCTACTTGGTGGAAGACACTTGCGTAATGGAAGCTGAAGTTACCTTGTTCGGAACAGTTTCCACAGCTTCTTAA